The Planctomycetota bacterium genome includes a window with the following:
- a CDS encoding IMP dehydrogenase, translating into RRVMREYNVSGIPIVDTPRRSILEAEAERSEIGKSKLLGILTRRDLKWQDDDNRAVGEIMTQGKLVTAPPETNLKDASRILHESKVEKLLLVDDDGRLAGLITMRDVDKLHQSPHACKDDRGRLRVGAAVGVGQLERVAGLVEAGVDVVCVDTAHGHSENVLKTVRAVKDAHDIDVVAGNVATAEGAKDLIDAGADAVKVGIGPGSICTTRVVTGVGVPQITAILNAIGTAGEVPVIADGGIRMSGDITKALAAGASCCMLGSLFAGLDESPGELIIHAGRRYKTYRGMGSLGAMVKGSADRYGQKSTSPGGKLVPEGVEGRIPYRGPLRDFVYQLVGGVRAGMGYCGTPTIDELRRDARFCRISSAGMVESHPHDLQITQESPNYTIDTAGR; encoded by the coding sequence CCGACGCGTCATGCGGGAGTACAACGTCAGCGGCATCCCGATCGTCGACACGCCCCGCCGCTCCATCCTCGAGGCCGAGGCCGAGCGGTCGGAGATCGGTAAGTCGAAGCTGCTGGGCATCCTGACGCGGCGCGACCTGAAGTGGCAGGACGACGACAACCGAGCCGTCGGCGAGATCATGACACAGGGCAAACTCGTCACCGCCCCGCCCGAGACCAACCTGAAGGACGCCAGCCGCATCCTGCACGAATCGAAAGTCGAGAAGCTCCTGCTCGTCGACGACGACGGCCGACTCGCCGGCCTGATCACGATGCGCGACGTCGACAAGCTCCACCAGTCGCCCCACGCCTGCAAAGACGATCGCGGCCGACTTCGCGTCGGCGCAGCCGTCGGTGTCGGGCAGCTGGAACGCGTAGCAGGGCTGGTCGAGGCAGGCGTCGACGTCGTCTGCGTCGACACCGCCCACGGCCACAGCGAGAACGTGCTCAAGACGGTTCGCGCCGTGAAGGACGCCCACGACATCGACGTCGTCGCTGGCAACGTCGCGACGGCCGAGGGTGCGAAAGACCTCATCGACGCCGGTGCGGACGCGGTGAAGGTCGGCATTGGGCCGGGCTCGATCTGCACGACGCGCGTCGTGACGGGCGTCGGCGTCCCGCAGATCACGGCGATCCTGAACGCGATCGGCACGGCGGGCGAGGTGCCGGTCATCGCCGACGGCGGCATCCGCATGTCGGGCGACATCACCAAGGCCCTGGCGGCCGGGGCGTCGTGCTGCATGCTCGGCAGCCTCTTCGCGGGGCTCGACGAGTCGCCGGGCGAGCTCATCATCCACGCCGGTCGTCGCTACAAGACGTACCGCGGCATGGGCAGCCTCGGAGCGATGGTCAAGGGCTCGGCCGATCGGTACGGGCAGAAGTCGACCTCGCCAGGCGGCAAGCTCGTGCCGGAAGGCGTCGAGGGCCGAATCCCCTACCGTGGGCCGCTGCGCGACTTCGTCTACCAGCTCGTCGGCGGCGTACGAGCCGGTATGGGTTACTGCGGCACGCCGACGATCGACGAGTTACGTCGCGACGCTCGCTTCTGTCGGATCTCGTCGGCCGGCATGGTCGAGAGCCATCCGCACGATCTGCAGATCACGCAGGAGTCGCCGAACTACACGATCGATACGGCCGGGCGGTGA